The proteins below come from a single Halomicroarcula saliterrae genomic window:
- a CDS encoding O-antigen ligase family protein — protein sequence MGQRTIFGQPGIRSYGEILSEIFVDSVSITEATVEDTTHMAIFLITNLVLITPLLVVWASLPLLAVLPVVFVGYFVYAYRTKRLSAGLLSGFFVLSIFGANVPLLSGPGKAYFSIYIVDLLAVVLVSGLIYQNGLNWSSIHESKLKTVAVLGLLTFVCWSYASAIVGNGPSQFASVLFAMQQTRYLLVFVVTIFIVNQTSVFVCLYPLLLSITGNLFYAVAEALAGHTFGLTYLGDAGGRELFELAIGPLTLPTGLYAGGFVGGVRELIALTLLLLPFLVYWGVYGSRRVTTASALGILSVVFIIKIGETDAGWMASIIVLALTAAMWLWISVSERDFDLLAGVAVSVSSIVASMLLYQQRFYDFFAADSQEPATGTSNGTTGGNATGTPTGASGNATGGTGGSSGDGGMSVAEWVIELFSYVPLVEVDTLGVRLSQYAAAIELLLAYPFFGIGGYNFVLVAEEYGVPSAMGVHNTFFSHLAATGIIGVVSYSVSVLAVVYIVIKQMLQTRTRRRALWGCTLAGLMGFHAYSFWVVIYGWQTSNVGLWLLSGIAVGAFSVVSSEDEEQQTSESSVPYVS from the coding sequence GTGGGCCAACGCACGATATTTGGACAGCCAGGCATCCGTTCCTATGGCGAAATACTCTCCGAGATATTTGTCGATTCGGTATCAATAACTGAGGCCACCGTCGAAGACACGACGCACATGGCGATTTTTCTGATAACTAATCTAGTACTCATAACACCGTTGCTAGTTGTCTGGGCCAGTCTCCCGTTGCTCGCCGTGCTTCCAGTTGTCTTTGTTGGATATTTTGTATATGCGTACCGTACGAAGCGACTCTCTGCCGGGCTTTTGAGTGGGTTTTTTGTCCTCTCCATATTTGGAGCAAACGTTCCACTTCTCAGTGGCCCAGGAAAGGCATATTTCAGCATCTATATCGTTGATTTGTTAGCGGTGGTCTTGGTTTCTGGGCTTATCTACCAGAACGGATTGAATTGGAGCAGCATCCACGAGTCGAAACTGAAGACAGTAGCAGTACTGGGCCTCTTGACGTTCGTATGCTGGTCGTACGCCTCCGCGATAGTTGGCAATGGACCCTCACAGTTTGCTTCGGTGTTGTTCGCGATGCAGCAGACGAGATATCTGCTTGTATTCGTCGTCACAATTTTCATCGTGAATCAGACCAGCGTATTCGTCTGTCTCTACCCGCTTTTACTCTCCATTACGGGAAACCTCTTTTACGCAGTTGCGGAAGCGCTAGCCGGTCACACGTTCGGTTTGACTTATCTAGGCGACGCGGGGGGCCGAGAACTGTTCGAGCTCGCAATTGGTCCACTTACACTCCCAACCGGGCTATACGCGGGGGGATTCGTCGGTGGTGTGAGAGAGTTAATTGCACTCACGCTTCTGTTGTTGCCGTTCCTTGTTTACTGGGGAGTATACGGGTCACGGCGAGTAACGACTGCTTCCGCTCTCGGCATATTGTCAGTGGTCTTCATCATCAAAATCGGTGAGACGGACGCTGGGTGGATGGCTTCGATTATCGTTCTCGCTCTGACTGCAGCTATGTGGCTCTGGATATCGGTTTCTGAGAGAGATTTCGATCTGTTAGCCGGAGTTGCTGTCTCCGTCTCCAGCATAGTAGCAAGTATGCTCCTGTATCAACAGCGGTTTTACGATTTCTTTGCGGCAGACTCTCAAGAGCCTGCTACTGGAACGTCCAACGGGACTACCGGTGGGAACGCTACTGGGACTCCTACCGGCGCTTCGGGGAACGCTACCGGGGGAACAGGCGGTAGCTCCGGTGACGGGGGAATGAGCGTCGCCGAGTGGGTCATAGAGCTGTTCTCATATGTGCCACTCGTCGAAGTTGACACGCTCGGCGTACGACTCAGCCAGTACGCTGCCGCAATAGAACTCTTGCTTGCGTACCCCTTCTTCGGTATTGGGGGGTACAATTTCGTCCTCGTTGCAGAAGAGTACGGGGTGCCGTCCGCGATGGGTGTACACAACACGTTCTTCTCTCACCTCGCTGCAACAGGCATCATCGGAGTTGTATCGTATTCAGTCAGTGTACTTGCAGTAGTGTATATAGTAATCAAACAAATGCTACAGACAAGAACGAGAAGACGTGCACTCTGGGGTTGTACCCTAGCTGGGCTTATGGGTTTTCACGCGTACTCGTTCTGGGTCGTTATTTACGGCTGGCAGACCTCGAACGTGGGCTTGTGGCTCCTGTCTGGGATAGCTGTAGGAGCATTTTCCGTTGTCAGTAGCGAGGACGAAGAGCAGCAAACGTCAGAGTCTTCAGTTCCTTACGTTTCGTAG
- a CDS encoding flippase: MEKDGAGSEKESSLGSISEGAGLFVLGKGASNTLGLGTTVILTRILGTRLYGFYTYINVLFSLVYVLARLGGDKSLLRFIPEYEEQPRKRKVVVTLAYGTSLLASVAIGGAVFLFAPTISSFTLDDVLFTEILRITAVVIPFNTLSMISYSLFKSIERMDYNVITSSIVKPFLRLVFVGGAVVLGYSVVGAAAGLIVSGVLGFLVAFTLLVKRVEFLGIASPSRSETKEYYNFSLPLTFNQLGSFAYNRTDILMIGFFFTGSAVGVYNAAFLISRILSLPLSAFNQLFPPIASRLYQNGNNDDLEAIYTAVTKMIFMISLFPAIAVLIYAPEILQVFGEGFSQGQYILMLFVIGQLTNALVGPSGYLLMMSDHQYLTMFNQLGSGILNILLNYILITNIGVIGAAVATASVLAAINVLRAWQVWYFEGLSPYDWSYIKPITAGAVSGLIMLSFTLVFDGYLLLVSGMTIGGLSFILVIYALGVSEDETDLIKKVFSVFHL; the protein is encoded by the coding sequence ATGGAAAAGGATGGAGCCGGTAGTGAAAAAGAGAGTTCACTTGGATCGATCTCCGAGGGAGCAGGTCTTTTTGTTTTAGGGAAAGGAGCAAGCAATACGCTAGGTCTTGGGACGACTGTCATCTTAACCCGGATTCTGGGAACACGGCTATACGGATTCTATACTTACATAAATGTCCTATTTTCGCTGGTTTATGTATTAGCACGACTGGGTGGTGACAAGTCATTACTACGTTTCATTCCAGAATATGAAGAACAGCCTCGGAAACGGAAGGTTGTGGTAACACTAGCATACGGAACATCGTTACTCGCAAGCGTGGCTATTGGCGGAGCCGTCTTTCTTTTTGCCCCGACGATTTCCTCGTTCACATTAGACGATGTACTCTTTACTGAAATACTGCGTATCACTGCAGTCGTTATTCCGTTCAATACACTCTCGATGATTAGCTATTCGCTATTCAAAAGTATTGAGCGGATGGATTATAATGTCATAACTTCATCTATCGTCAAGCCTTTTCTCCGTTTGGTTTTTGTTGGTGGTGCAGTTGTTCTTGGATACTCTGTTGTCGGTGCAGCTGCCGGTCTGATTGTCAGTGGCGTGCTGGGTTTTCTGGTTGCGTTCACACTGTTGGTTAAAAGAGTAGAATTTCTCGGAATTGCGAGTCCAAGTCGCTCAGAAACGAAGGAGTATTACAACTTTTCGCTCCCCTTGACATTCAACCAACTGGGTAGCTTCGCCTATAACCGGACAGATATTCTTATGATCGGCTTCTTTTTTACCGGGTCCGCTGTTGGCGTGTACAACGCTGCGTTCCTGATATCTCGTATTCTTTCGCTACCTCTATCAGCCTTCAATCAGCTTTTCCCTCCGATTGCATCACGGCTCTACCAGAATGGCAACAACGACGACTTGGAGGCGATTTACACTGCAGTAACTAAGATGATATTTATGATATCGTTGTTTCCAGCGATCGCAGTTCTCATTTATGCGCCAGAGATACTCCAAGTGTTTGGAGAGGGGTTTAGTCAGGGCCAGTACATCCTGATGCTGTTTGTTATTGGCCAATTGACTAATGCTCTTGTCGGTCCGAGCGGGTATTTGTTGATGATGTCGGACCACCAGTATTTAACAATGTTCAACCAGTTAGGTTCCGGGATTCTCAACATACTATTAAATTATATTCTAATAACAAATATCGGGGTTATCGGTGCTGCAGTTGCGACAGCGAGTGTGCTGGCCGCTATCAATGTTCTAAGAGCGTGGCAGGTGTGGTACTTCGAGGGGTTATCTCCCTATGATTGGAGTTACATAAAGCCAATTACTGCTGGTGCCGTCTCGGGGTTAATTATGCTCAGTTTCACACTTGTCTTCGATGGATATCTTCTGCTCGTCTCCGGGATGACAATCGGTGGACTATCCTTCATTTTAGTCATATATGCGCTTGGGGTTAGCGAAGACGAGACAGATCTGATAAAGAAAGTGTTTTCAGTCTTTCATTTATAG
- a CDS encoding ArnT family glycosyltransferase, translated as MFPYALLIFVGFAIYLYIIAVIQPTLSYWDASWYANSARHMINGGYWVIPHLHYDDAVFQPFVEKPPLGMWIQAVSMSIFGVSTFAARLPSVLAGVGIALLTFDLGRRWFNWETGITAGLLFYVQPLIFRRGHSMWTADIEMLFLFFGVAFVYAVLRAVEDAPRWFYVAGIAAGSAVLTKGVAAGVFLVILVPVAVRYRQTLTTREAVLGAVASFVIGGS; from the coding sequence ATGTTCCCTTATGCATTATTGATATTTGTCGGGTTTGCGATATACCTCTACATAATCGCAGTCATACAGCCTACGCTTAGCTACTGGGACGCATCTTGGTACGCAAACTCTGCGCGCCACATGATCAACGGCGGATATTGGGTAATACCACATCTCCACTACGATGACGCAGTCTTTCAGCCGTTCGTCGAGAAGCCACCACTCGGGATGTGGATACAAGCCGTATCGATGTCCATATTCGGCGTCTCAACGTTTGCAGCACGGCTCCCTTCGGTTCTCGCAGGCGTTGGCATCGCTCTGTTGACGTTTGATCTGGGCCGCCGATGGTTCAACTGGGAGACCGGAATCACGGCTGGCCTGCTGTTCTACGTCCAACCGCTCATTTTTCGCCGGGGGCACTCCATGTGGACCGCTGATATCGAGATGCTCTTTCTCTTCTTCGGTGTCGCGTTCGTTTACGCTGTTCTCAGGGCCGTCGAGGACGCACCGAGGTGGTTCTATGTGGCCGGTATCGCGGCTGGTAGTGCTGTCCTCACCAAAGGTGTGGCAGCCGGTGTATTCTTAGTCATCCTCGTTCCAGTGGCAGTACGATACCGCCAGACCCTGACGACTCGTGAAGCTGTTCTCGGCGCAGTCGCCTCGTTTGTTATCGGTGGGTCGTAG
- a CDS encoding alkaline phosphatase family protein, whose product MDRTLLVVGWDAATTEHLDAFDLPFYEQLTEGGVLQPEPFWQNREVDSGTAWTTITTGLSMWDHRVATLSGMIDAPWKLRTLSKVDRLIPRDVLNTPARIWFRRLALGSQPTNDDIPYKRAWHHVPNSLGAFVPLTYPPKPTDGVTISGFPSPEVAVEPTDIEDSVRQRYDGEPERKFDEDGGVREGYIDDLYEAHTQQVETVRWLTDNQDFNLVFAVFTLLDRLLHVTDEGDSRIQEAYEKMDSTTASLVDDIDPDDVLIISDHGMTYNPRWKWRHIHDETSGIWAGTTDFGIETHLDVTPTILSYFDIEMNKTKYQNPRTDRETRGMEEKLEDLGYL is encoded by the coding sequence ATGGACCGGACTCTACTTGTCGTCGGTTGGGATGCGGCGACAACCGAACATCTTGATGCGTTTGATCTGCCGTTCTATGAACAACTCACCGAGGGTGGCGTCCTCCAACCAGAGCCGTTCTGGCAAAATCGCGAAGTAGACAGCGGTACGGCGTGGACGACTATAACGACCGGTCTATCGATGTGGGATCATCGAGTCGCGACCCTTTCAGGAATGATCGATGCTCCTTGGAAGCTCCGTACCCTCTCGAAAGTCGACCGTCTGATTCCAAGGGATGTACTTAACACACCGGCAAGGATATGGTTTCGCCGTCTCGCACTCGGCAGCCAACCAACGAACGACGATATTCCATATAAAAGGGCGTGGCACCACGTCCCAAATTCGTTAGGCGCCTTTGTCCCACTTACTTACCCGCCAAAACCAACCGATGGAGTTACTATAAGCGGTTTTCCTAGTCCGGAAGTAGCTGTCGAACCAACAGATATCGAAGATTCCGTTCGGCAGCGATACGATGGCGAGCCAGAGCGGAAGTTTGACGAAGATGGTGGTGTCCGCGAAGGCTACATAGATGACCTGTATGAAGCCCACACGCAACAAGTCGAAACCGTTCGCTGGCTCACAGATAATCAAGATTTCAATCTTGTGTTCGCCGTGTTTACACTCTTAGACAGGCTCCTCCATGTTACAGACGAAGGTGACTCTCGGATTCAAGAAGCCTATGAGAAGATGGATTCGACAACCGCATCACTTGTTGATGATATCGACCCGGACGATGTGCTGATAATCAGTGACCACGGGATGACGTACAACCCTCGTTGGAAGTGGCGTCACATCCACGATGAAACGTCCGGTATCTGGGCAGGAACGACTGACTTTGGCATAGAAACGCATCTCGATGTCACCCCCACTATTCTTTCGTATTTTGATATCGAGATGAACAAGACCAAGTATCAAAATCCGAGGACAGATCGAGAAACCAGAGGGATGGAAGAAAAGCTCGAAGACTTGGGATATCTCTGA
- a CDS encoding sulfatase-like hydrolase/transferase — protein sequence MSQGLDISREQWSGIKALYDAEIRFADEVAKQLLQEARTASNRKLIVVITGDHGDLFGESNILGHNLLLHDGLIRVPLIVIGINGMTDGKETVTQHIDVTRTLSAITDVTSDQFEGQDLRDTGRTFGISQRGIVHMDAYTKHNSEFDIELGSNPVTAVRTTDYKYIEGGSSQLLYDLPDEETNMSDIHPDVVEKLSDIITDRGIIWKSDSGQEQADFGQETQQRLQDLGYLTD from the coding sequence ATGTCTCAGGGACTGGATATTAGCCGCGAGCAATGGTCAGGGATTAAAGCACTCTACGACGCCGAGATACGCTTTGCTGATGAGGTGGCCAAACAATTGCTGCAAGAAGCTCGAACCGCCTCAAACCGAAAGTTGATAGTAGTTATCACCGGCGACCACGGGGACCTTTTTGGAGAGTCGAACATTCTCGGCCACAATCTGCTGTTACACGATGGGCTGATCAGGGTTCCGCTGATCGTGATAGGAATCAACGGAATGACAGACGGGAAAGAAACAGTCACCCAACACATTGACGTTACGCGTACCCTGTCGGCTATAACAGATGTGACTTCCGACCAATTCGAAGGTCAAGACCTCCGGGATACGGGTCGGACATTCGGGATTAGCCAACGTGGGATTGTTCACATGGACGCTTACACTAAGCACAACAGCGAATTCGATATCGAACTGGGCAGCAATCCAGTGACTGCAGTCCGCACAACGGATTACAAATATATCGAAGGCGGGTCTAGCCAGCTACTGTACGATCTGCCGGACGAGGAAACAAATATGAGTGATATACACCCTGATGTAGTTGAAAAGCTATCAGACATTATTACGGACAGAGGTATTATCTGGAAATCAGATAGCGGTCAAGAGCAAGCCGATTTTGGACAGGAAACGCAGCAACGTCTCCAAGACCTGGGCTATCTTACGGATTAA
- a CDS encoding glycosyltransferase family 2 protein, whose protein sequence is MTISAVVITHNESRDISECLESLSWCDEIIVVDGQSDDGTRQIASTIADKVLVEDDTDRSSGFDHTRMLGIEAASNEWIFWLDADERAPQGIEDDIHEWISSGDRDIISFPRKHIIFGKVTRSCGYWPNYEKRLFRRGSVEFSEGVHQFVNIDESTTEFKAPAEDQYAITHYRYRTREEFLDKSERYSTVKAKQTDYVFGQWLWHPIRTFLIRFFYYSGYKEGIHGLELSLLQAHYEFKLAQKSRRKNA, encoded by the coding sequence ATGACCATATCGGCGGTAGTCATCACACACAACGAGTCTAGAGATATCTCCGAGTGTTTAGAGTCCCTCTCTTGGTGTGATGAAATTATCGTCGTTGACGGACAGAGCGATGACGGGACCCGGCAAATAGCTTCCACAATTGCTGACAAAGTTTTAGTTGAGGACGACACTGACAGGAGCTCGGGATTCGATCACACACGCATGCTCGGCATCGAGGCTGCATCTAACGAATGGATTTTTTGGCTTGATGCGGATGAGAGGGCTCCTCAGGGAATTGAAGACGATATCCACGAGTGGATTAGCTCCGGGGACCGCGACATTATTTCCTTCCCGAGGAAGCACATAATATTCGGAAAAGTCACTCGTTCGTGTGGATACTGGCCGAATTACGAAAAGCGATTGTTCCGTCGAGGGAGCGTTGAGTTCTCCGAGGGTGTACATCAATTCGTCAACATCGACGAAAGCACGACTGAATTCAAGGCCCCTGCCGAGGATCAGTACGCTATCACACACTACCGCTATAGAACACGTGAAGAGTTCCTTGACAAATCGGAACGGTACTCGACTGTAAAGGCAAAACAGACAGACTACGTCTTCGGACAGTGGCTATGGCACCCAATCAGGACCTTTCTAATACGGTTTTTTTATTATAGCGGATATAAGGAGGGAATTCATGGTCTCGAGCTAAGCCTTCTACAGGCACATTATGAATTCAAATTAGCCCAGAAATCTCGTCGCAAGAACGCTTGA
- a CDS encoding NAD-dependent epimerase/dehydratase family protein: MHILVTGGAGFIGGHLAERFARDGHSVVVLDNFDPFYDLDLKEHNVEVGREAAREGDGSYELVDGDVRDAELVTDLVGDADYVYHQAAQAGVRPSVENPRKYDAVNVDGTLNILDACRDTGIERFVMASSSSVYGKPRYLPYDEQHPTTPVSPYGASKLAAERYACSYGEVYDFPVVALRYFTVYGPRMRPNMAISNFVSRCVNDEPPVIYGDGTQTRDFTYIDDVVEANVALLESDAADGQAVNIGSTDNIDIKTLATEIRDQLAPELDLVYEERHDADSEHTHADTARAGELLGYEASHTIREGVAAFIEWYEANREWYEPLVMES; encoded by the coding sequence ATGCACATTCTAGTCACCGGTGGCGCGGGCTTCATCGGCGGCCATCTCGCCGAGCGCTTCGCCCGCGACGGACACTCGGTCGTCGTGCTGGACAACTTCGACCCCTTCTACGACCTCGACCTCAAGGAACACAACGTCGAGGTCGGGCGCGAGGCCGCCCGCGAGGGCGACGGCAGCTACGAACTCGTCGACGGCGACGTGCGCGACGCCGAGCTCGTCACCGACCTCGTCGGCGACGCCGACTACGTCTACCACCAGGCCGCGCAGGCCGGCGTCCGCCCGAGCGTCGAGAACCCCCGCAAGTACGACGCGGTCAACGTCGACGGGACGCTCAACATCCTCGACGCCTGCCGCGACACGGGCATCGAGCGGTTCGTCATGGCCTCCTCCTCGTCGGTGTACGGCAAACCCCGGTATCTCCCCTACGACGAACAGCACCCGACGACGCCCGTCTCGCCGTACGGGGCCTCGAAGCTGGCCGCCGAACGCTACGCCTGCTCCTACGGCGAGGTGTACGACTTCCCCGTCGTCGCCTTGCGCTACTTCACCGTCTACGGCCCGCGGATGCGACCGAACATGGCCATCTCGAACTTCGTCTCGCGCTGCGTGAACGACGAGCCGCCCGTCATCTACGGCGACGGAACCCAGACGCGCGATTTCACCTACATCGACGACGTGGTCGAGGCGAACGTCGCGCTGCTGGAATCGGACGCCGCCGACGGCCAAGCGGTGAACATCGGCTCGACCGACAACATCGATATAAAGACGCTCGCCACGGAGATCCGCGACCAGCTGGCGCCCGAGCTCGACCTGGTGTACGAGGAACGCCACGACGCCGATTCGGAACACACGCACGCGGATACGGCGCGAGCGGGCGAGCTACTGGGCTACGAGGCGAGCCACACGATTCGGGAGGGCGTCGCGGCGTTCATCGAGTGGTACGAGGCGAACCGCGAGTGGTACGAACCGCTCGTTATGGAGTCGTGA
- a CDS encoding glycosyltransferase: MVNFSVVLPTYANDDPEELGTAIGSVVDQTRRPDEILIVKDGPLSHELEATVERFETEHPSVFTSVQIPTNQGLGNALRTGVEEAAHDYVARMDADDISVPTRFEQQIDFLTANPDVDIVGGYIDEFETDPSEPVGRREVPTDHEDIERMARFRSPMNHASVIFDKETVLAAGNYRPVEPMEDYDLWVRMLLDDATFANIPEVLVNVRAGEELYGRRGGWEYAREEIRTQVEFYRRGFTSLPVFLFNTATRGGLRLVPRKIRRIIYEQTARE, from the coding sequence ATGGTTAATTTCTCCGTTGTTTTGCCGACATACGCTAACGATGACCCCGAAGAACTCGGGACGGCTATCGGGAGTGTGGTGGACCAAACTCGAAGGCCCGACGAAATCCTCATCGTGAAAGATGGGCCACTCTCCCACGAGCTGGAGGCGACCGTCGAACGCTTCGAGACAGAACACCCCTCCGTGTTCACGTCGGTTCAGATTCCCACGAACCAGGGTCTGGGTAACGCCCTCCGAACAGGCGTCGAGGAGGCGGCCCACGACTACGTCGCCCGGATGGATGCCGACGATATTTCGGTCCCAACTCGGTTTGAACAGCAGATAGATTTCCTCACCGCGAACCCTGACGTCGACATCGTTGGCGGGTATATCGACGAATTCGAAACTGACCCCAGTGAGCCAGTTGGTCGACGCGAGGTGCCGACCGATCACGAGGATATCGAGCGGATGGCTCGCTTTCGAAGCCCGATGAATCATGCTTCCGTGATTTTTGACAAAGAGACTGTTCTTGCGGCTGGCAACTACCGACCCGTTGAGCCCATGGAGGACTACGACCTCTGGGTCCGGATGCTACTCGACGATGCGACCTTCGCGAATATTCCCGAAGTCTTGGTGAACGTCAGGGCGGGTGAGGAGCTGTACGGGCGTCGCGGTGGCTGGGAGTACGCCCGCGAGGAGATTCGGACTCAAGTCGAGTTCTACAGACGCGGATTCACGTCGCTCCCGGTGTTTTTATTCAATACAGCGACGCGTGGAGGGCTTCGACTGGTGCCTCGTAAGATTCGACGCATAATTTACGAGCAAACTGCCCGTGAGTAG
- a CDS encoding glycosyltransferase family 4 protein: MIDSSLTLTVLKTVRLLIELTVARLLGVKVVWTVHDRLSHKQPYPRWESLWRRVVAQHFCDDLIVHCDTARDIIRETYSIGSKTPIEVIPHGHYIGRYPDLSKDSARDDLGIDDDRTVFTFFGRIREYKQIPELIEVFTQLDEERAMLLIAGKPSSDTLRRSINKRAKGNNVRTELKFIPEKEVAKYFKASDIIVLHYRDILTSGSAILAMSMRRPVITPALGCLPELIEDGTDGLLYDSVEPSGLRNAMKRALEVDLDRLGGNGYDKIAKLDWSIIAQSTIQVYDR, encoded by the coding sequence ATGATCGACTCTTCGCTCACTCTCACTGTACTAAAGACGGTTCGTCTACTAATTGAACTAACTGTAGCACGATTACTGGGTGTGAAGGTAGTCTGGACGGTACATGACCGCCTTTCTCACAAGCAACCATACCCACGGTGGGAATCGCTGTGGCGGCGAGTTGTTGCACAGCACTTCTGTGATGATTTGATCGTCCATTGTGATACGGCGCGAGACATCATCCGTGAGACATACTCTATAGGATCTAAAACACCGATCGAAGTCATACCACACGGTCACTATATCGGGCGTTATCCCGACCTCTCCAAAGACAGCGCTCGCGACGATTTGGGGATTGATGATGACCGTACCGTCTTCACATTCTTCGGTCGTATTCGCGAATATAAACAGATCCCAGAACTGATCGAAGTATTCACTCAATTAGACGAAGAGCGCGCTATGTTACTTATAGCGGGGAAACCGAGCAGTGACACATTACGACGGAGTATAAATAAAAGAGCTAAGGGGAATAATGTCCGTACTGAACTGAAATTCATTCCTGAGAAAGAGGTTGCAAAGTATTTCAAGGCGTCGGATATCATCGTTCTCCACTACAGAGATATACTCACGTCAGGAAGTGCGATCTTAGCGATGTCCATGCGACGGCCGGTTATTACTCCCGCACTCGGATGTCTCCCCGAACTTATCGAAGACGGTACTGACGGTCTACTGTATGACTCGGTTGAGCCTTCAGGGCTTCGAAACGCGATGAAACGGGCACTGGAAGTAGACCTGGATCGTCTCGGTGGGAACGGATACGACAAAATTGCAAAATTAGACTGGTCAATAATTGCTCAATCGACGATTCAAGTGTATGATAGATGA
- a CDS encoding sulfatase-like hydrolase/transferase: protein MQKRPNILWITLESVRADHTSMYGYSRNTTPNIQSETSRSDATVFSTPVSQSMWTPASTASMLTGTYLSTHRLGQDGKAQKKLRQELDTFPQLLHQSGYETVLFTPNSYISSSTGLDRGFATVDDLSVSKESFLQRGSAVKENWACAMERIRELDTIDLQRLKDDVAHNPTATIPRRFKSWNKRERDESPFFAYAHIDSPHHPYRPVSK from the coding sequence ATGCAAAAGCGGCCCAATATTCTCTGGATTACGCTTGAAAGTGTTCGGGCCGACCACACATCGATGTATGGTTACAGTCGGAACACGACACCAAATATACAATCTGAAACCAGTCGGTCCGACGCGACTGTGTTTTCAACGCCGGTCTCCCAGTCTATGTGGACGCCCGCTTCGACTGCGTCAATGCTGACCGGTACGTACCTCTCCACACACCGACTCGGTCAAGACGGAAAGGCACAGAAAAAGCTCCGGCAAGAACTGGACACCTTCCCGCAGTTACTTCATCAAAGTGGCTACGAAACAGTACTCTTTACACCGAACTCATACATAAGCTCGTCCACAGGGTTGGATCGAGGGTTTGCTACAGTTGATGATCTGTCAGTGAGCAAGGAGAGTTTCCTACAGCGGGGTTCTGCTGTGAAGGAAAATTGGGCTTGTGCAATGGAACGGATTAGGGAGCTAGATACGATTGACCTACAACGACTCAAAGACGACGTTGCTCACAATCCGACTGCAACAATCCCAAGACGTTTTAAAAGTTGGAATAAGAGGGAAAGAGATGAGTCACCGTTTTTTGCTTATGCACATATAGATTCCCCGCATCATCCCTATCGCCCCGTATCGAAATAG
- a CDS encoding glycosyltransferase family 4 protein, whose translation METIALSYQKRRHAESLSAVVESLPVPYTVEIIEADGLELFLKLTSGNYSAIQTDEALRRGGVAALASSYLDVPLIVDIQGWADYLNTHNQFGRVIEEGIKRTTQFVLSRADGCIFVTREARRRMSARYDFEGWRYAKPVFDVEGYATATPDEYPEETSLLTVTNLRYKEKLDGVKTVLKGIKPLLSEFNVKFRIAGGGRYLSNLKHFVSGYPYADSVEVLGHRDDIPQILASGDVFIYVSYLDSLGMVILEAQASGLPVVASDTGGIPEAVGEAGIVVPPEPTEITESVRTLLRTPELRKELSNQAIERTTNYRRRQAIHHVELWETLLSDS comes from the coding sequence ATGGAGACCATTGCACTCAGTTACCAGAAACGACGACACGCTGAATCACTTTCAGCAGTAGTAGAATCTTTGCCAGTTCCGTACACAGTCGAGATAATCGAAGCAGATGGTTTAGAGCTATTTTTGAAGCTGACGAGTGGAAATTACAGCGCGATTCAGACAGATGAAGCACTCAGGCGAGGAGGGGTAGCAGCTCTGGCCAGTTCGTATCTGGACGTTCCACTCATCGTCGATATCCAGGGCTGGGCAGACTATCTAAACACACACAACCAGTTTGGGCGAGTAATCGAAGAGGGAATTAAAAGAACGACACAGTTTGTTCTGTCTCGGGCAGATGGGTGCATCTTCGTGACGAGGGAAGCGAGAAGACGGATGTCCGCAAGATATGATTTTGAGGGGTGGCGCTATGCGAAGCCCGTTTTCGACGTAGAAGGATACGCGACTGCAACACCGGACGAGTACCCCGAGGAGACATCACTATTAACAGTCACTAATCTGCGCTACAAAGAAAAGCTCGACGGCGTGAAAACGGTACTAAAAGGGATAAAACCGTTACTCAGCGAATTCAACGTGAAATTTCGCATCGCAGGTGGTGGCCGGTATCTCTCAAATCTAAAACATTTCGTCTCCGGATATCCCTACGCTGATAGCGTTGAAGTCCTTGGCCACCGAGACGATATCCCGCAGATACTGGCATCGGGAGATGTTTTCATCTACGTCAGTTATCTCGATTCACTAGGAATGGTTATACTCGAAGCACAGGCATCTGGGCTTCCAGTTGTTGCGAGTGACACCGGAGGGATTCCAGAAGCAGTCGGCGAAGCAGGAATCGTGGTCCCACCGGAACCGACAGAGATCACAGAGAGTGTCCGAACCTTGCTGCGTACACCTGAATTGAGAAAAGAACTGAGTAATCAGGCGATCGAACGGACTACAAATTATAGACGCCGTCAAGCAATACACCACGTCGAGCTCTGGGAGACACTCTTGAGCGACAGTTAA